In the genome of Phlebotomus papatasi isolate M1 chromosome 2, Ppap_2.1, whole genome shotgun sequence, one region contains:
- the LOC129804645 gene encoding multidrug resistance protein homolog 65-like, with translation MTVVRNEDTPTMGVETNGNRVSYFRLFRFATKWELLLIFLATILAAISAATMPMIIVIFGEFSTILIERKFSVGNSSETFLLWVFGGGKVLNNASWEESRVEIINDSESYLIWLSIMAAVQFVASVLFVDIFNYTALRQITRIRVKFFQAMVRQEMAWYDNTSDNNFASRLTDDIDKIRDGISEKLGMFLMLMLTFTICIIVSLVLGWKLSLVILACLPVLIVCNFFVLKFQSALTTKELDAYSNAGAVAEEVLSSIRTVVAFGGEEKEAERYAKRLKPAQKAGRRKGAFSGLGEGLLRMFSYSINSLAFWYGITLILDDRNKEVKEYNPAILMIVFFGILVGSENMAKAGPFLEAFATARASAYSVFKIIDRESAIDPMSGNGKIINTGMKGDVEFKGVSFHYPSRPDVPTLRNLNIGVSSGQTIALVGHSGCGKSTILQLLQRFYDPNEGKICVDGYDIRLLNTSWLRSNIAVVGQEPVLFATSVKENIRCGKPEATQKEIENAAKSSGVHDFIISLPDGYDTQVGELGAQMSGGQKQRIAIARALIQNPKILLLDEATSALDSQTEKLVQDTLERASKGRTTIIVTHRLSSIRKADRIVLMDRGVVLEDGTHFDLMKLQGKYYNLVRADSLQNAQVDNVAVEKEADEKKKKRDSKGRDLLKFDNHVHFEENALKAITNGDRDEKINSFRIFVRILKLTRSEWCYLFLGAISAGLIGMSYTAFAILLGDIYGALSIENADEVQAETNILCVAFLIVGIITATSCFLQNFMFNTTGVNLTTRLRSRAFKSIMRQEMAWFDQDINSVGALTARLSGDAANVRSAVGPPIGGIIQAITTLVVGVSVAMVYSWKLALVCMCFVPLVLGSVIFEAKFMTTSFMAEKKAIEEATKIATEALLNIRTVASLRQEGSMVSRYSKEIQKVEKSVKRKLMFRGSVFSVGQSAPMFAYAIALYYGGVLVANEGLAYQNLIKVSDSLLYAAMMLGQSLAFVPSLTAAFLAAHRLFQIIDRMPVIQSPKDINDNKRQEYESTVTYAAVEFSYPTRSEVPVLQGLDLKVLSGKTVALVGPSGCGKSTCVQLLQRFYDPDNGRIFLNSDEISSEIGIPDLRGKIGIVSQEPVLFDKTIAENIAYGDNSRDVSMAEVMEAAKTANIHSFISSLPLGYDTNLGTKGTQLSGGQKQRIAIARALVRNPKILLLDEATSALDAESEQIVQQALELAKSGRTCLIIAHRLSTIQNADIICVIRGGKVAEQGTHEELLARGGFYSLLYNTQPISN, from the exons AT GACTGTGGTCAGGAACGAAGATACTCCGACCATGGGAGTAGAAACCAATGGTAATCGCGTAAGTTACTTTCGCCTTTTTCGCTTTGCCACAAAATGGGAACTCCTCCTCATCTTCCTTGCCACGATCCTCGCTGCAATCAGTGCAGCCACAATGCCAATGATCATCGTCATCTTTGGAGAGTTTTCCACTATCCTCATCGAGAGGAAATTCTCAGTGGGCAACAGTTCAGAAACCTTTTTACTATGGGTCTTCGGTGGAGGGAAAGTCCT AAACAATGCCAGTTGGGAGGAGTCTAGAGTAGAAATCATCAATGATTCGGAATCCTATCTTATTTGGTTGAGTATCATGGCGGCAGTTCAGTTCGTCGCAAGTGTCCTTTTCGTAGATATCTTCAATTACACTGCCTTGAGGCAAATCACAAGGATCAGGGTGAAGTTTTTCCAGGCGATGGTGAGGCAAGAAATGGCATGGTATGATAACACTAGCGACAACAACTTCGCATCTCGACTTACAGA TGATATCGACAAAATCCGAGATGGAATATCAGAAAAACTCGGAATGTTCCTCATGTTGATGCTAACCTTCACAATTTGCATCATAGTATCTCTGGTTTTGGGATGGAAGCTGTCCTTGGTTATCCTAGCTTGCCTCCCAGTACTAATCGTCTGCAATTTCTTCGTCCTTAAG TTCCAAAGTGCCTTGACAACCAAAGAACTGGATGCATACTCCAATGCTGGAGCGGTCGCAGAAGAAGTCCTTAGCTCAATTCGAACCGTTGTGGCATTCGGTGGGGAAGAAAAGGAAGCAGAACGATATGCCAAACGTCTGAAACCCGCCCAAAAAGCAGGAAGGAGAAAAGGAGCGTTTTCAGGGCTTGGAGAAGGATTGCTGAGGATGTTCTCCTACAGCATAAACTCTCTAGCTTTCTGGTACGGTATAACTTTGATCCTAGACGATAGAAACAAGGAAGTAAAAGAATACAACCCTGCAATCCTAATGATT GTTTTCTTCGGAATCTTGGTCGGATCGGAGAACATGGCCAAAGCAGGGCCCTTCCTTGAAGCTTTCGCCACAGCTCGAGCTTCAGCCTATAGTGTCTTCAAGATCATCGACCGGGAATCAGCAATTGATCCGATGTCGGGAAATGGAAAGATCATCAATACCGGTATGAAAGGGGACGTTGAGTTCAAAGGTGTGAGCTTCCACTACCCCTCCAGACCAGATGTTCCCACACTTCGGAACCTAAATATCGGAGTTTCTTCTGGACAAACAATTGCCTTAGTAGGGCATTCAGGATGCGGGAAGTCTACAATATTACAACTACTCCAAAGGTTCTACGACCCGAACGAAGGGAAGATCTGTGTTGATGGATACGATATCCGGCTTTTGAACACTTCATGGCTTCGATCCAACATCGCAGTCGTTGGACAGGAACCCGTGCTCTTTGCCACATCTGTCAAGGAGAACATCCGCTGTGGAAAACCTGAAGCAACGCAGAAGGAGATTGAAAATGCAGCTAAGTCATCTGGAGTTCATGATTTCATAATCAGCTTGCCAGAT GGATATGATACACAAGTTGGAGAACTCGGTGCGCAGATGTCCGGTGGTCAGAAGCAGAGGATAGCCATTGCTAGGGCCCTGATTCAGAACCCTAAAATCCTTCTGCTTGATGAAGCAACATCAGCCCTTGATTCCCAAACTGAAAAACTAGTTCAAGACACCCTCGAAAGAGCATCCAAGGGTCGCACAACAATTATAGTAACGCATCGCTTATCAAGCATTCGAAAAGCCGACAGGATCGTTCTAATGGATCGAGGGGTTGTCCTGGAAGATGGAACCCATTTTGACTTGATGAAGCTTCAGGGAAAATACTACAACTTAGTCAGGGCTGATTCTCTCCAAAACGCCCAAGTAGACAATGTTGCAGTTGAGAAGGAAGCAgatgagaagaagaagaaacgaGATAGCAAAGGGCGTGACCTATTGAAATTTGACAATCACGTTCACTTTGAAGAGAACGCTCTCAAAGCTATCACAAATGGTGACCGAGATGAGAAAATCAACTCTTTCAGAATATTCGTAAGGATCCTCAAATTGACCCGATCTGAATGGTGTTATCTGTTTTTGGGAGCTATCTCTGCGGGTTTAATCGGAATGTCCTACACGGCATTTGCTATCCTTCTTGGAGATATCTACGGAGCCCTGTCTATTGAGAATGCAGATGAAGTTCAAGCAGAAACAAACATCTTATGCGTTGCATTTTTAATAGTTGGAATCATTACAGCTACTAGTTGCTTCCTGCAGAACTTTATGTTCAATACTACAGGAGTCAACCTAACCACAAGGCTTCGTTCAAGGGCATTCAAGTCGATCATGCGTCAGGAGATGGCCTGGTTCGATCAAGATATAAATTCAGTAGGAGCTCTTACAGCACGTCTTTCGGGTGATGCTGCCAACGTTAGGTCAGCTGTAGGACCTCCAATTGGAGGTATCATACAGGCCATTACTACCCTTGTTGTAGGTGTTAGCGTCGCCATGGTATACTCCTGGAAACTTGCTTTGGTTTGCATGTGCTTCGTCCCACTAGTTTTGGGTTCGGTCATTTTTGAAGCAAA GTTCATGACAACGAGCTTTATGGCAGAGAAGAAGGCCATAGAGGAAGCTACGAAGATCGCTACAGAAGCCCTATTGAACATCAGAACTGTCGCGAGTTTACGTCAAGAGGGTAGTATGGTTTCGAGGTATTCCAAGGAGATACAGAAGGTTGAGAAGTCCGTAAAGAGGAAGCTTATGTTCAGAGGTTCGGTATTTTCCGTCGGTCAATCAGCCCCTATGTTCGCCTACGCCATAGCACTCTACTACGGAGGAGTGCTAGTGGCAAACGAGGGATTGGCTTACCAGAATTTGATAAA GGTATCGGATTCCTTGCTGTACGCTGCTATGATGTTGGGGCAGTCTCTGGCTTTTGTCCCTAGTCTTACTGCTGCATTCTTGGCAGCTCATCGGTTGTTCCAAATCATCGACCGTATGCCTGTTATTCAATCACCAAAGGACATCAACGATAACAAGAGGCAGGAATACGAAAGTACCGTCACGTATGCTGCCGTTGAGTTTAGTTACCCAACTCGAAGCGAAGTTCCTGTTCTCCAAGGCTTAGATCTTAAGGTTCTAAGTGGGAAAACTGTGGCCCTTGTTGGCCCTTCAGGATGCGGAAAGTCCACTTGTGTTCAACTTCTTCAACGTTTCTATGATCCTGACAACGGAAGGATC TTCCTCAACTCCGACGAGATTTCCAGCGAGATTGGTATCCCAGATTTACGTGGAAAGATCGGGATTGTGTCTCAAGAACCCGTCCTTTTTGACAAGACCATTGCCGAGAACATTGCTTACGGAGATAATTCCCGAGATGTCTCCATGGCTGAAGTTATGGAAGCAGCGAAAACTGCAAACATCCATAGCTTCATATCATCCCTCCCACTGGGCTATGACACAAATTTAGGCACCAAAGGTACCCAGCTATCTGGTGGTCAGAAACAGAGAATTGCCATTGCCAGAGCCCTAGTTCGCAATCCAAAAATCCTTCTCCTGGATGAAGCAACATCAGCTTTGGATGCCGAAAGCGAACAAATCGTCCAACAGGCTCTTGAACTCGCAAAATCCGGAAGAACTTGCCTAATAATTGCTCACCGTCTGTCCACTATTCAAAACGCCGACATAATCTGTGTTATTAGAGGGGGAAAGGTCGCTGAACAGGGCACCCACGAAGAACTTTTGGCCCGCGGTGGTTTCTACTCATTGCTCTACAACACCCAACCAATTAGTAATTAG
- the LOC129804661 gene encoding U-scoloptoxin(01)-Cw1a, translating to MWKIIGICATLYGLLLLDITINAQIDGYEEGVDYPAYDSIPKDLSFSCQNRIPGYYADIEARCQVWHWCVNGGQHYAFLCPNGTVFNQAFRVCDWWTSVDCPASEQLYTNNEELYKDAEGNLI from the exons ATGTGGAAAATAATTGGAATATGTGCGACACTCTATGGATTACTTCTCTTGGATATCACAATTAATGCG CAAATCGATGGATATGAGGAAGGTGTGGACTATCCAGCTTATGATTCCATCCCTAAGGACTTATCATTTTCGTGCCAGAACCGAATACCCGGATACTACGCTGATATCGAGGCTCGATGTCAAGTGTGGCATTGGTGTGTAAACGGAGGACAACACTATGCCTTCCTCTGTCCCAATGGAACAGTTTTTAACCAA gCTTTCCGAGTCTGTGATTGGTGGACAAGTGTGGACTGTCCAGCTTCTGAACAACTCTACACCAACAATGAGGAATTGTACAAAGATGCCGAGGGCAATTTGATATGA